A region from the bacterium genome encodes:
- a CDS encoding PAS domain-containing protein has translation MNAILHISHLVDPAVLQQVQDTFAAQRHLAVLLFDADGEKVTRPSLQCTLPEDLSSVLSPFLDFILTNPPHFADLGLRDGNTVFASFFNGIFHRAILPLMVQHQTVGAVQLVAVHDLDTFDLGRWRYLLDGFSWNDVRYLAFLDAQPRAPLNELVHHTAWFRTQLTDLLEGGYSCYRKQHREPEGPGWGRAGAQEMVTNRQGDILSVSPAIAELLHYDASDEMVGLNAIEHLTIDLDIQERLRDILALGEHESQIEALIQTKDGLLLRVTWLLVSDRDEEGQEVGLRWQILRSSEVRKSRPEILPELLRELSREQRAAAAASAGETGTREAEPIAPTAAQGEQPPAAESERPGDSDNRAEPLTLESLGFLEELAYPLFAVDGENRILVWNQRMAELLHISALAVLGLDFSNLLVGESQKQWHQWLFEFRINPDLKEVKPGGILYVLDNSGEVFAIQVELAKTDLPDTQVITATICSCEKSLPPPSPTPAASPLEPARPPVSRPVSPKREEPADALEALSRLLERQWQPLYERLRLLIHPAAVESSMRDEARILLQDAEALTRFFQQVHYIAGEFEITTAPVPIVPILHHAANTQERLFSQTAPIHWQVADEKVLVQGDTVMLLHAMVYLLEYIRKVMEEGMPLRIKIQAAPERSEGLAEVARLMMIEVAYTDHSSPWPAEERKNQAAGSFRDFGLAAMQAIIQAHHGAARIVTAEFDQRAFQLYLPLASSAAPAEVGKTILVIDDEPGILQMNALMLSHAGYTVLTAMDRATALQHLQDHKAAIRAVLLDWQLEKTTCRELAGEIERICPVPLILTSGYLPDKEIKEVMDEHHARFVQKPYTTTLLLQTVAAAING, from the coding sequence ATGAATGCCATTTTGCACATTTCCCATCTGGTCGATCCTGCAGTCCTGCAGCAGGTGCAGGATACTTTTGCCGCACAACGGCACCTTGCAGTTCTGCTGTTCGACGCCGATGGGGAAAAGGTGACCCGGCCCTCCCTGCAGTGCACTCTGCCAGAGGACTTATCGTCGGTCCTCTCCCCCTTTCTTGATTTCATCCTCACCAATCCGCCCCATTTCGCGGACCTGGGTCTCCGCGACGGGAACACGGTCTTCGCCTCTTTTTTTAACGGTATTTTTCACCGTGCCATCCTGCCGCTGATGGTTCAGCACCAGACTGTTGGGGCCGTACAACTGGTGGCGGTCCACGATCTCGATACCTTCGACCTCGGGCGCTGGCGGTACCTCCTCGATGGCTTTTCCTGGAACGATGTCCGGTATCTCGCCTTCCTCGATGCCCAACCGCGCGCTCCCCTGAATGAACTGGTCCACCATACTGCCTGGTTCAGGACACAGCTGACCGATCTCCTAGAGGGCGGCTACAGCTGTTACCGCAAGCAGCACCGGGAACCGGAAGGGCCGGGTTGGGGTAGGGCGGGAGCCCAGGAGATGGTGACCAACCGGCAGGGGGATATTCTTTCGGTTTCGCCAGCCATCGCCGAACTGCTTCATTATGACGCCAGCGATGAGATGGTCGGCCTTAATGCCATAGAGCACCTGACGATCGATCTCGATATTCAGGAGCGGCTGCGTGATATTCTCGCCCTGGGGGAGCATGAGAGCCAAATCGAGGCGCTGATCCAGACCAAGGATGGCCTGCTGCTGCGGGTGACCTGGCTGCTGGTATCGGACCGGGATGAAGAGGGACAAGAGGTAGGGCTCCGCTGGCAGATTCTACGCAGTTCGGAGGTGCGCAAGAGCAGGCCGGAGATCCTGCCCGAGCTGCTTCGCGAATTAAGCCGGGAACAGCGGGCTGCGGCCGCTGCAAGTGCCGGCGAAACCGGGACCCGGGAGGCAGAGCCTATCGCTCCCACGGCGGCACAGGGAGAGCAGCCGCCGGCTGCAGAATCCGAGCGCCCGGGGGATTCCGACAATAGGGCGGAACCGCTCACTCTGGAGAGCCTCGGTTTCCTCGAGGAGCTGGCTTATCCCCTCTTTGCCGTTGATGGCGAGAACCGCATCCTGGTCTGGAATCAACGGATGGCCGAGTTACTGCACATCTCCGCACTCGCAGTGCTGGGTCTCGATTTCAGCAATCTGCTGGTCGGCGAGTCCCAGAAGCAATGGCACCAATGGCTCTTCGAGTTTCGCATCAATCCCGACCTGAAAGAGGTCAAGCCGGGCGGCATCCTCTATGTCCTCGACAATTCCGGCGAGGTCTTTGCGATCCAGGTGGAGCTCGCCAAGACCGATCTGCCCGATACGCAGGTGATCACCGCGACGATCTGCTCCTGCGAAAAATCGTTGCCGCCGCCGTCCCCGACGCCGGCAGCGAGCCCGCTCGAGCCGGCCAGACCGCCGGTCAGCCGGCCGGTCTCGCCGAAACGGGAGGAACCCGCCGACGCTCTCGAGGCGCTCAGCCGTCTGCTCGAGCGCCAGTGGCAGCCCCTCTACGAACGGCTACGGTTGCTCATCCACCCCGCGGCGGTGGAAAGCTCCATGCGCGATGAAGCCCGGATCCTGCTCCAGGATGCCGAAGCCCTGACGCGCTTTTTCCAACAGGTCCATTATATCGCCGGTGAATTTGAAATCACCACTGCGCCGGTGCCGATCGTCCCCATCCTTCATCACGCAGCCAACACCCAGGAGCGCCTCTTCAGCCAGACGGCCCCGATCCACTGGCAGGTTGCGGACGAAAAGGTGCTGGTACAAGGGGATACGGTCATGCTGCTGCATGCCATGGTCTATCTGCTCGAGTACATCCGGAAGGTTATGGAGGAAGGGATGCCGCTGCGGATTAAAATCCAGGCGGCTCCTGAGCGGAGCGAGGGTCTTGCGGAGGTGGCGCGGCTGATGATGATCGAAGTGGCCTATACCGACCATTCGTCGCCCTGGCCGGCGGAAGAGCGTAAAAACCAGGCGGCAGGCAGCTTCCGCGATTTCGGACTCGCGGCCATGCAGGCGATCATCCAGGCCCACCACGGTGCGGCGCGCATCGTTACCGCCGAGTTTGACCAGCGCGCCTTCCAGCTCTATCTGCCGCTTGCGTCGTCCGCAGCCCCCGCAGAGGTCGGGAAGACCATCCTGGTCATCGATGATGAACCGGGCATCCTGCAAATGAACGCCCTGATGCTGAGCCATGCCGGCTATACGGTGCTCACCGCCATGGATAGAGCCACCGCGTTGCAGCACTTACAGGACCACAAGGCCGCGATCCGCGCGGTGCTGCTCGACTGGCAGCTTGAGAAAACAACCTGCCGCGAGCTTGCCGGCGAAATCGAACGGATTTGCCCTGTGCCGCT
- a CDS encoding ATP-binding cassette domain-containing protein, producing the protein MIELSDIYFSYHDPAGETRPVLNGITLRIDPGESLAIMGPNGSGKSTLIKCCNGLLLPDRGRVRVDGLDTAEEQNLAAIRRRIGMIFQNPDNQIVSTTVEREIAFGLENLGLPYDEMHARVDEMLRYFELEPYRLKSPHYLSGGEKQRLALAAVLAMKPRYLILDEPTSLLDPLHRRQIIELIGLLHQQQEMACLLVTQFPEEAWAAQRLVVLEGGRLFCEGPPAEIFSRVDELVAIGLEPPLPFYLDHLLQS; encoded by the coding sequence TTGATTGAGCTGAGTGACATCTATTTTTCCTATCACGACCCGGCCGGAGAGACGCGCCCGGTTTTGAATGGTATCACGCTGCGGATCGATCCCGGCGAATCGCTGGCCATCATGGGGCCCAACGGCTCGGGCAAGAGCACCCTGATTAAATGCTGCAACGGACTTCTCCTTCCCGACCGCGGCCGGGTGCGCGTCGATGGACTCGATACGGCGGAAGAACAGAATCTCGCGGCGATCCGCCGGCGGATCGGCATGATTTTTCAGAACCCGGACAATCAGATCGTATCGACAACGGTGGAACGGGAGATTGCATTCGGATTGGAAAATCTCGGGCTGCCATACGATGAGATGCATGCCCGGGTCGACGAGATGCTGCGCTATTTTGAGCTGGAGCCCTATCGCCTGAAATCACCTCATTATCTTTCCGGCGGTGAAAAACAGCGCCTCGCCCTGGCGGCCGTTCTGGCGATGAAACCCCGCTACCTGATCCTCGATGAACCAACTTCACTGCTTGATCCCCTGCACCGGCGGCAAATCATCGAGCTGATCGGCTTGCTGCACCAGCAGCAGGAGATGGCCTGCCTGCTCGTCACCCAGTTTCCGGAGGAGGCCTGGGCCGCCCAACGGCTGGTCGTGCTCGAGGGGGGACGGCTCTTCTGCGAGGGACCTCCGGCGGAAATTTTCAGCCGCGTCGACGAACTGGTCGCCATCGGCCTGGAGCCGCCGCTGCCTTTTTATCTCGACCATCTGCTTCAATCGTGA
- a CDS encoding PfkB family carbohydrate kinase: MSLLVVGSMAYDDVITPATEVHDALGGSATFFAAAASFFTPVNLVAVVGEDFNPNEIDFLRDRGVDLDGLQIETGKTFRWKGRYLANMNDRETLFTHLNVFENFNPRIPAKYRRSDYVFLANISPELQLNVVAQVDKPRFIAMDTMNFWISGTPGPLREILKRVDALVVNDSEIRELSGEENLIRASRLVQSMGPRTLIVKKGEHGALLVHDDSYFFCPAFPVEKLQDPTGAGDTFAGGFMGYLALCGQVTEENLRCAVVFGTAVASFLVEDFSCNRLRSLSRKEILGRVDALRAMTRFDLDPNGLAEA, translated from the coding sequence ATGAGTCTGCTTGTAGTCGGTTCCATGGCTTATGACGATGTGATCACTCCGGCAACCGAGGTACATGACGCCCTGGGCGGATCGGCTACCTTCTTCGCGGCTGCCGCCAGTTTTTTCACCCCGGTCAACCTCGTGGCCGTGGTCGGCGAGGATTTCAACCCTAACGAAATCGACTTTCTCCGCGACCGCGGCGTCGATCTCGACGGCTTGCAGATCGAAACGGGCAAGACCTTCCGCTGGAAAGGCCGGTACCTCGCAAACATGAACGATCGCGAAACCCTCTTCACCCATCTCAACGTCTTTGAAAACTTCAATCCCCGCATCCCGGCGAAATACCGCCGCAGTGACTATGTCTTCCTTGCCAATATCAGTCCGGAGCTCCAGCTCAACGTCGTGGCCCAGGTGGACAAGCCCCGCTTCATCGCCATGGACACGATGAATTTCTGGATCAGCGGCACTCCCGGCCCGCTGCGCGAGATTCTCAAGCGGGTCGATGCTCTGGTGGTCAATGACTCGGAGATCCGGGAGCTTTCGGGTGAGGAGAATCTCATCCGGGCCAGTCGGCTCGTTCAGAGCATGGGGCCGCGCACTCTGATCGTCAAAAAAGGCGAGCATGGAGCCCTGCTGGTCCACGACGATAGCTATTTCTTCTGCCCGGCCTTTCCGGTGGAAAAGCTGCAGGATCCAACCGGCGCCGGCGACACTTTTGCCGGAGGATTTATGGGGTATCTCGCTCTCTGCGGCCAGGTGACGGAAGAAAACCTGCGCTGCGCTGTGGTCTTTGGTACGGCGGTGGCCTCCTTTCTCGTGGAAGATTTCAGCTGCAATCGGCTGCGCAGTCTGAGCCGCAAAGAGATCCTCGGCCGCGTCGATGCCCTGCGCGCTATGACCCGCTTCGATTTGGATCCCAATGGGCTGGCCGAAGCTTGA
- the argS gene encoding arginine--tRNA ligase, protein MKPKEYIQEALQRALKASGLEPGETPWLGIERPKQEGQGDLSTTLAMTLAKKVGLAPREAAAQLIRFMPQDPAYLEKVEIAGPGFINFYFAKPALQHAVLEILREGASFGRSAMGGGRKVQLEFVSANPTGPLVVVSARAAAVGDVLRRCYRAAGFDARSEYYINDAGRQIRLLGASLSSLYMNELGHAEPFPEEGYHGDYLRDLARQIMAREGDRYATLPQEDRAAALGRIGMEEMIARHRASLATYGVEYDHWFRESGLRQANAQQVVLDAFAAAGLSYEQEGALWFCSTRFGDEKDRVLVTSDGEPTYFLIDIAYHEDKFRRGFEKVIDFWGPDHHGYIPRMRAALQALGHPAGSFEVSIIQQINLLRGGQIYKMSKRAGQIIEMDELIEEVGSDAARFYFIDRRISQPMDFDIDLAKTQSDENPVYYVQMAHARICNIERFAIEQGLQIPAEADTSPLGNTLELQVIKKLLEFPEVIQRVVQHTEPHRVTNYVQELAAVFHRFYHENRVVTEDTALSAARLMLARATRQVLANAFDLLGISAPENMR, encoded by the coding sequence ATGAAACCGAAGGAATATATCCAGGAGGCCTTGCAGCGCGCCCTGAAGGCGAGCGGATTGGAGCCCGGTGAAACGCCGTGGTTGGGGATTGAACGGCCCAAGCAGGAGGGACAGGGCGATCTTTCCACGACCTTGGCCATGACCCTGGCCAAGAAGGTCGGTCTGGCACCGCGCGAAGCCGCCGCACAATTAATCCGTTTTATGCCCCAGGACCCGGCCTATCTCGAGAAAGTCGAGATTGCCGGTCCGGGTTTTATCAATTTTTATTTTGCCAAACCGGCGCTCCAGCACGCTGTGCTCGAGATCCTCCGCGAAGGCGCGTCCTTTGGCCGCAGCGCCATGGGGGGCGGCCGCAAGGTCCAACTCGAATTCGTCAGCGCCAACCCGACCGGTCCGCTGGTGGTCGTCAGCGCCCGCGCCGCCGCCGTCGGCGACGTGCTGCGTCGCTGCTATCGCGCCGCGGGTTTCGACGCCCGCAGCGAATATTACATCAACGATGCCGGACGCCAGATCCGTCTCCTCGGCGCTTCCCTCAGCTCGCTCTATATGAACGAACTCGGCCACGCCGAACCCTTTCCGGAGGAAGGCTACCATGGCGACTACCTGCGCGATCTCGCCAGGCAGATCATGGCCCGCGAAGGCGACCGCTATGCAACGCTGCCGCAGGAGGATCGGGCCGCCGCCCTCGGCAGGATCGGCATGGAAGAAATGATCGCCCGCCACCGCGCCAGTCTTGCCACCTACGGTGTGGAGTACGACCACTGGTTCCGCGAAAGCGGCTTGCGCCAGGCCAATGCACAGCAGGTGGTCCTCGACGCCTTCGCCGCCGCCGGCTTGAGCTACGAGCAGGAAGGCGCGCTCTGGTTCTGTTCCACCCGGTTCGGTGACGAAAAGGACCGGGTGCTGGTGACCAGCGACGGCGAACCGACCTACTTTCTTATCGATATCGCTTATCATGAGGACAAGTTCCGCCGCGGCTTCGAGAAGGTGATCGATTTCTGGGGGCCTGACCATCACGGCTATATCCCGCGGATGCGCGCCGCCCTCCAGGCGCTCGGCCACCCTGCCGGAAGCTTTGAGGTCAGCATCATCCAGCAGATCAATCTGCTGCGTGGCGGCCAGATCTACAAGATGTCCAAACGCGCCGGCCAGATCATCGAGATGGATGAACTGATCGAGGAGGTCGGGAGCGACGCCGCCCGCTTTTATTTCATCGACCGGCGCATCTCCCAACCCATGGATTTTGACATCGATCTCGCCAAAACCCAGAGCGACGAAAACCCGGTTTATTACGTTCAGATGGCCCATGCGCGGATCTGCAACATCGAGCGCTTCGCGATCGAGCAGGGCTTGCAGATCCCGGCGGAGGCGGATACCTCGCCACTGGGCAATACCCTCGAGCTGCAGGTCATCAAGAAACTGCTCGAGTTTCCCGAGGTCATCCAGCGCGTGGTGCAACACACCGAGCCCCATCGCGTGACCAATTATGTGCAAGAGCTGGCCGCGGTCTTTCACCGCTTCTACCACGAGAACCGTGTCGTCACCGAGGACACAGCCCTTTCGGCGGCGCGGTTGATGCTGGCGCGGGCGACGCGGCAGGTACTGGCCAATGCCTTTGACCTGCTCGGAATCTCTGCGCCTGAAAATATGAGATAG
- the rsfS gene encoding ribosome silencing factor translates to MESQELARRVARLIWEKKGIDPVIMDLRQLTSITDFFVICSVDSDPQARAIMDHLEEQLSGEAVRPWHVEGSIGSKWLLLDFVDVVVHIFRPEARNFYGLERLWGDAPMEELTDQTFSQQGS, encoded by the coding sequence GTGGAGAGCCAAGAACTGGCGCGGCGGGTTGCCCGCCTGATCTGGGAGAAAAAAGGCATCGATCCGGTAATCATGGATCTGCGGCAACTGACCAGCATCACCGATTTTTTTGTCATCTGCTCGGTCGACAGCGATCCGCAGGCGCGGGCGATCATGGACCATCTGGAGGAGCAGCTGAGCGGCGAAGCGGTGCGCCCCTGGCACGTTGAGGGCAGCATCGGCTCGAAATGGCTCCTGCTTGATTTTGTCGATGTGGTGGTCCACATTTTCCGGCCCGAGGCGCGGAACTTTTATGGACTGGAGCGGCTGTGGGGCGATGCTCCCATGGAGGAGCTTACGGATCAAACTTTTTCGCAACAGGGATCGTAA
- the waaF gene encoding lipopolysaccharide heptosyltransferase II: protein MPGAPQKILVIRLSSIGDILLATPLLRILRRNFPEARIDFVIKSRFAELLRHNPHLNELLVLDTETGQEGLQDLRRRINMNRYDLVIDIHKNFRSYYLRFALPGTRVVTHSKQLLRRFLLVHFGINLYGRVVPIYQRYIRAMAPWGLSDDGLGLEFHIDPQAERLMALRLAERPGARLLVGLAPGAGFATKRWPADFYQEIARRLKKEHNADILLLGNKADREVTGAIAAESAIGVYDWAGTLTLQQSAAALAHCHLLICNDTGLMHLACALKIPVLALFGPTTREFGFFPVGRRAEVIERVGLSCRPCSHLGGPHCPKDHFRCMREILPEEVMVRAGRILQNESPS, encoded by the coding sequence ATGCCCGGCGCACCCCAAAAAATACTCGTTATTCGGCTCAGCTCCATCGGGGACATCCTCCTGGCGACGCCCTTGCTGCGGATTCTGCGGCGGAACTTCCCCGAGGCGCGTATCGACTTTGTCATCAAGTCGCGTTTTGCCGAACTGTTGCGCCATAATCCCCACCTCAATGAGTTGCTGGTGCTGGATACCGAGACCGGGCAGGAGGGGTTGCAAGATCTGCGCCGCCGCATCAACATGAACCGATACGATTTGGTCATTGATATCCATAAAAACTTCCGCAGCTATTATCTGCGTTTCGCGCTGCCCGGCACGCGGGTGGTCACCCACAGCAAACAGCTGCTGCGCCGGTTTCTGCTGGTCCATTTCGGGATCAATCTCTACGGCCGGGTCGTGCCGATCTACCAGCGCTACATCCGAGCGATGGCGCCTTGGGGGCTGAGCGACGATGGCCTGGGGTTGGAGTTTCATATCGATCCCCAAGCCGAGCGGCTGATGGCCCTGCGCCTGGCGGAACGTCCGGGCGCCCGATTGCTGGTGGGCTTGGCACCGGGCGCCGGTTTTGCCACCAAGCGCTGGCCGGCGGATTTTTATCAGGAGATCGCCCGGCGGCTGAAAAAGGAACATAACGCCGATATTCTGTTGCTGGGCAACAAGGCCGACCGCGAGGTTACCGGCGCAATCGCCGCCGAATCCGCAATCGGAGTCTACGATTGGGCCGGCACCCTGACGCTGCAGCAGAGCGCAGCCGCCCTGGCGCACTGTCATTTGCTGATCTGCAACGATACGGGGCTGATGCATCTGGCCTGTGCTCTTAAAATCCCGGTCCTCGCCCTCTTCGGCCCGACCACCCGGGAATTCGGATTCTTCCCCGTGGGCCGGCGTGCCGAGGTCATCGAACGCGTCGGTCTCTCCTGCCGGCCCTGCAGTCACCTTGGTGGGCCGCACTGCCCCAAGGACCACTTTCGCTGCATGCGGGAGATCCTGCCAGAAGAGGTCATGGTTCGTGCCGGGCGCATTTTGCAGAATGAGAGCCCGAGCTAA
- a CDS encoding SDR family oxidoreductase, with protein sequence MPRTLVTGGAGFLGSHLCEYLLNQGHQVIAMDNLLTGSIANIEHLQCEDFKFIKHDVTEYIYIAGPVDYVFHFASPASPLDYLQLPIQTLKVGALGTHKALGLAMAKNARFLLASTSEVYGDPLVHPQPETYWGNVNPVGPRGVYDEAKRFGEALTMAYHRYKGVDTKIVRIFNTYGPRMRPNDGRAIPAFVPQALRNEPITIFGDGSQTRSFCYVSDLIEGIYRLMVSDQHEPVNIGNPQEMTIREMAEAIIRLTGSASPLIFKPLPVDDPKVRQPDIMLARKLLGWEPQVDLEVGLTRTIAWFRDVLGKR encoded by the coding sequence ATGCCGAGAACACTGGTGACGGGCGGTGCCGGTTTTTTGGGATCGCACTTGTGCGAATACCTGCTGAACCAGGGACACCAGGTGATCGCGATGGATAACCTGCTGACCGGCAGCATCGCCAACATCGAGCACCTGCAATGCGAAGATTTCAAGTTCATCAAACATGACGTCACGGAATATATCTATATCGCCGGACCGGTCGACTATGTCTTCCATTTCGCCTCGCCGGCCAGCCCGCTGGATTACCTGCAGTTGCCGATTCAGACCCTCAAGGTGGGCGCGCTCGGCACCCACAAGGCCCTCGGCCTGGCGATGGCCAAGAACGCCCGCTTCCTCCTCGCCTCGACCTCGGAGGTCTATGGCGATCCGCTCGTGCATCCCCAACCCGAGACCTATTGGGGCAACGTCAATCCCGTCGGTCCACGCGGCGTCTACGACGAAGCCAAACGCTTCGGAGAGGCCCTGACGATGGCCTACCACCGGTACAAGGGGGTGGACACCAAGATTGTCCGGATCTTCAATACCTACGGTCCGCGCATGCGCCCCAATGACGGCCGCGCGATTCCGGCTTTTGTGCCCCAGGCCCTGCGCAACGAGCCGATCACGATCTTTGGAGACGGCTCACAGACGCGCAGTTTTTGCTATGTCAGCGATCTCATCGAGGGCATTTACCGATTGATGGTCTCGGATCAGCACGAACCGGTCAACATCGGCAACCCGCAAGAAATGACCATCCGCGAAATGGCCGAGGCCATCATCCGCCTGACCGGCAGCGCCAGTCCGCTGATCTTCAAACCCCTGCCGGTTGACGATCCCAAGGTGCGACAGCCCGATATCATGCTGGCGCGCAAGCTCCTCGGCTGGGAACCCCAAGTTGATCTCGAAGTCGGTCTGACCCGGACCATTGCTTGGTTCCGGGACGTTCTAGGAAAACGGTGA
- a CDS encoding polyprenyl synthetase family protein, which produces MKIESIFAPIDGPLHDFEDAFQEILQSDIPLANQVVHYIAGLKGKRLRPALVFLASRLHGEVTPWSMAAAVVVELLHTATLVHDDVVDTSELRRGKPTVNSIWDNRISVLVGDLLFSRTLNVLVDLQSPPALGIVSEMANRITEGELLQVEHEHDYQISEPVYFDLVAKKTAALFAASCELGALAVADDPGARQRMKEFGENLGIAFQIKDDLLDYAGNVAVLGKPVANDIRENKVTLPLIYAFAHAPEEATGRIIALLEKQQLAEEDIRTIIDFVRERGGLAYAEEMAHHYCSKAAAILEGYAPSQVRDALMTLVQFAISREK; this is translated from the coding sequence GTGAAAATCGAGAGTATTTTCGCACCCATTGATGGGCCCTTGCACGATTTCGAAGACGCCTTTCAGGAGATTTTACAGTCCGACATCCCGTTGGCCAATCAGGTGGTTCATTATATTGCCGGCCTCAAGGGGAAACGGTTGCGGCCTGCTTTGGTTTTTCTCGCCAGCCGGCTTCACGGTGAGGTGACCCCCTGGTCCATGGCCGCCGCTGTGGTGGTTGAACTCCTGCATACGGCCACCCTGGTGCATGATGATGTCGTCGATACCTCGGAGCTGCGCCGCGGCAAGCCAACGGTCAATTCCATTTGGGACAATCGCATCTCGGTTTTGGTGGGGGATCTGCTCTTCTCGCGGACCCTCAATGTCCTGGTTGATCTGCAGAGCCCACCCGCCCTCGGAATCGTCTCGGAAATGGCCAACCGGATCACCGAGGGCGAATTGCTGCAAGTCGAACACGAACACGATTATCAGATCAGCGAGCCGGTCTATTTTGACCTGGTGGCCAAAAAGACGGCCGCCCTTTTTGCCGCCTCCTGTGAACTGGGAGCCCTCGCGGTGGCGGATGACCCAGGAGCGCGCCAGCGCATGAAGGAATTCGGGGAAAATCTTGGTATCGCTTTCCAGATCAAGGATGACCTCCTCGATTATGCCGGGAATGTGGCGGTTCTGGGCAAACCCGTAGCCAATGACATCCGCGAGAACAAGGTCACCCTCCCCCTGATTTACGCCTTCGCCCATGCACCGGAGGAGGCCACGGGGCGCATTATCGCCTTGCTGGAGAAGCAGCAGTTGGCCGAGGAGGACATCCGCACGATCATTGACTTTGTCCGCGAACGCGGCGGGCTCGCTTACGCGGAGGAGATGGCCCACCATTATTGCAGCAAAGCGGCCGCGATCCTCGAGGGCTACGCGCCCTCGCAAGTCCGCGATGCCCTGATGACGCTGGTCCAGTTCGCGATTTCACGTGAAAAGTAA